A part of Penaeus chinensis breed Huanghai No. 1 chromosome 6, ASM1920278v2, whole genome shotgun sequence genomic DNA contains:
- the LOC125026481 gene encoding uncharacterized protein LOC125026481 has translation MAGPRWLVVILLSSACLGAPIDELLSRRRFKDHLQFTDAYEASHMVEGHQHGVGGHTVDAARKVAHPFASETVNSEEIATEKSVIPLSAESVTNMLNELIEAPEDIKQELVEQTSKEITKQLKMTRKAGMEELEGSEEEEDSESEESSHPDLNQSVLHIIELRDMNKEEESEEDDDGRVVRRIRIRKLKPDLSQRASKAYGSRKRGTSKQLGSFRYAVKNKKSEQVFGHQAMYGEANQSGSYFVQFADGRILYVTYTADHRGYRPLLRYFDSREELNAFLRPHSQGGQIFPPRTTTAAPVRTTANAVLLTTESPDGVLPAEHSSEVPVEQPLITDDLDAESSLDVSSEVVPSTASPVDEAPLNDTLTTLQDEDALSSDLTTVVPTGLSADFSSTTYVDTLTTILPDTVTLVPELDQFNNDTLDTSVSSGGYSDVDNEEALVTTVPELLDEEVDVTSTPEEETVVTTTAEEDGILITKMPEEDTLVTVNPEEGVEDDDFTLNESEEVNLVTSKPEEDSLITKQPETLVSSVDDSTEGSLTTSIFEEEIFTTSEPEDILVTTELVEESLVTSETTEKPFIASEINTEVLVTSKIEEDMESGESDEEYFITDKPEEEVMVTNAPEEGFLVTNVPEEDLLTNTFVTSNPDESLVTSDYGEEFFVTGVPEEHFGNSEPEKELPASIKLEEDLSTTSKPVEELYITNDPEGEFPVTAEPDEEFLNNSKFEEDSLVTSNPKEETLVTNATDDMMVTIEPEEEFLTTVTPEEPFITSDPEGHSATSVTAAETFATDTPDREPETTDRPDTESEITNQHNEESVTLNSVNEQLFTTVLPTDDGSEDNTERPDSLSEIDTEKVVEDSPIIQDDSMLEVDSSGLLEETLHDNSTTIPEDAEYILNANDTHTPNTVEMEEAQPPMSMSDVEDITLQPALQTDGPPVKEEESPSSANDANDKQEGNVINILPPPSLSEKALYMEMLPKNLDMSIVPSSEQVHNETQVPSNTSNANAIPIIPHGNTRPEYVAISVLQKDTGVAQLPADAKEKPSNQHDAGDLTSLPREGTSTHHQQTRGPTTQSLVRKAVNRARNLSSRRTSLLFGKRRPSALTRKLRPSLKLSGQKKSEDDSASESLGNRFKFPSRMLGAERRVPTTRNARLYQHWLKRQSRTLGALKNRRLFKN, from the exons ATGGCGGGACCGCGCTGGCTGGTG GTCATTCTATTATCGAGCGCCTGCCTCGGCGCTCCAATCGACGAGCTCCTATCGCGCCGCAGATTCAAGGATCACCTCCAGTTCACCGACGCTTACGAAGCATCTCATATGGTTGAGGGTCATCAACATGGCGTCGGGGGCCATACAGTGGACGCTGCACGAAAGGTAGCGCATCCCTTCGCCTCAGAGACCGTCAACTCGGAGGAAATTGCCACTGAGAAGTCTGTTATTCCTTTATCTGCAGAAAGCGTAACCAATATGTTAAACGAGCTGATAGAAGCTCCGGAAGACATCAAGCAGGAACTGGTAGAACAGACGTCGAAAGAAATAACGAAACAGCTGAAAATGACAAGGAAAGCCGGGATGGAGGAGCTCGaaggaagcgaagaggaggaggactcgGAAAGTGAAGAAAGCTCACATCCCGACCTCAATCAGTCCGTACTTCACATAATAGAGCTGAGGGAtatgaataaagaagaggagagcgaggaagacgatGATGGAAGAGTCGTGCGCAGGATTAGAATAAGGAAATTAAAACCAGATTTGTCACAGCGTGCAAGCAAG gCGTATGGAAGCAGGAAAAGGGGAACATCCAAACAACTTGGTAGTTTCAGATACGCAGTGAAGAACAAGAAGTCAGAGCAGGTGTTCGGTCACCAGGCCATGTACGGCGAGGCGAATCAAAGTGGCAGCTATTTCGTTCAGTTCGCAGATGGTCGAATACTGTACGTTACGTATACGGCTGACCACCGCGGATATAGGCCCCTCCTTAG ATACTTCGATAGTCGTGAAGAATTAAACGCCTTTTTAAGGCCCCATTCACAAGGAGGCCAAATCTTTCCACCACGTACAACCACCGCCGCCCCAGTGAGGACGACAGCTAATGCCGTTCTTCTCACTACCGAAAGCCCTGATGGTGTTTTGCCTGCCGAACATTCTTCCGAGGTCCCCGTGGAACAGCCTCTTATTACAGATGATCTGGACGCTGAGTCTTCCTTGGATGTCTCTTCAGAAGTGGTCCCCAGTACTGCCTCGCCAGTAGATGAAGCACCTCTTAATGATACACTAACGACGTTGCAAGATGAGGATGCCCTCTCCTCGGACCTAACGACAGTAGTGCCTACTGGATTGTCTGCAGATTTCAGCAGCACAACCTATGTAGATACTTTAACAACAATTTTACCAGATACGGTGACTCTGGTGCCTGAGTTAGACCAATTCAATAATGATACTTTGGATACCAGCGTCTCTTCTGGTGGATATTCCGATGTAGATAATGAAGAAGCACTTGTTACCACAGTACCTGAACTACTCGATGAGGAAGTTGATGTGACCAGCACTCCTGAAGAAGAGACCGTAGTCACTACCACTGCCGAGGAAGACGGAATTTTGATCACCAAGATGCCTGAAGAAGACACCTTGGTGACTGTTAATCCCGAGGAAGGAGTCGAGGATGATGATTTCACTCTAAATGAAAGTGAAGAAGTTAATCTGGTCACCAGTAAACCCGAGGAAGACTCTTTGATTACTAAACAACCTGAAACATTAGTTTCAAGTGTGGATGACTCAACAGAAGGATCACTGACCACAAGTATATTCGAAGAGGAGATATTTACCACTAGTGAACCTGAAGATATTTTAGTTACGACCGAACTTGTGGAGGAATCTTTAGTAACCAGTGAAACTACTGAAAAACCTTTTATCGCCAGTGAAATAAATACAGAAGTTTTGGTTACAAGTAAAATAGAAGAAGATATGGAGTCTGGTGAATCCGATGAAGAGTATTTCATTACTGATAAACCAGAAGAGGAAGTTATGGTCACTAATGCACCAGAAGAAGGATTTTTGGTTACTAATGTCCCTGAAGAAGATTTGCTTACAAATACTTTTGTTACCAGTAATCCTGACGAATCATTAGTTACTAGTGATTATGGAGAAGAGTTTTTCGTTACAGGCGTACCCGAAGAGCATTTTGGCAACAGTGAACCAGAAAAAGAATTGCCAGCCTCCATTAAACTCGAAGAAGACCTATCTACAACAAGCAAACCAGTGGAAGAACTGTATATCACTAATGACCCAGAAGGAGAATTTCCGGTTACGGCTGAACCTGATGAGGAATTTTTAAACAACAGTAAATTTGAGGAAGATTCTTTGGTTACAAGCAACCCAAAAGAAGAAACTCTTGTCACCAATGCAACGGATGATATGATGGTTACCATTGAACCCGAAGAAGAATTTCTGACTACTGTTACACCAGAAGAACCTTTCATCACCAGTGATCCTGAAGGCCATTCAGCTACTAGTGTAACTGCTGCGGAAACCTTCGCCACTGACACACCAGATAGAGAACCTGAAACCACTGACAGACCAGATACGGAATCTGAAATCACTAATCAACATAATGAAGAATCTGTTACTCTTAATTCAGTCAACGAACAGCTCTTCACTACCGTTTTGCCAACTGACGATGGAAGTGAAGATAACACAGAAAGGCCAGACTCACTTTCTGAAATAGACAcagaaaaagttgtagaagacTCTCCGATTATTCAAGATGATTCTATGCTCGAGGTCGACAGCAGTGGCCTCTTGGAGGAGACTCttcatgataatagtactacgATCCCCGAAGATgctgaatatatattaaatgctaATGATACTCACACTCCTAATACAGTGGAGATGGAAGAAGCTCAACCACCAATGAGTATGAGTGACGTTGAGGATATTACACTACAGCCGGCTCTGCAGACCGATGGACCTCCAGTTAAAGAAGAGGAGTCTCCATCATCAGCAAACGATGCAAACGACAAACAAGAAGGAAACGTTATCAATATTTTACCACCTCCATCGCTTTCTGAAAAAGCTCTTTATATGGAGATGTTGCCAAAGAATTTGGACATGAGCATTGTTCCGTCATCTGAACAAGTCCACAACGAGACACAGGTTCCTTCGAACACTAGCAACGCAAACGCAATTCCCATCATACCGCACGGAAACACCAGGCCAGAATACGTCGCTATATCTGTACTTCAGAAAGATACGGGCGTTGCCCAACTGCCCGCAGACGCCAAGGAAAAGCCTTCCAACCAGCACGACGCAGGGGATTTGACATCTTTGCCTCGCGAAGGAACGTCTACCCATCACCAGCAAACGCGTGGCCCCACGACACAATCTCTTGTCCGTAAAGCGGTTAACCGCGCTAGAAACCTATCCTCCCGAAGAACTTCTCTTCTTTTCGGCAAGCGAAGGCCCTCAGCCCTCACGAGGAAGCTCCGCCCTTCTCTTAAATTGTCTGGCCAAAAGAAGAGCGAAGATGACTCCGCTTCGGAATCGCTGGGGAACCGTTTTAAATTCCCATCGCGGATGCTGGGTGCGGAGAGGCGTGTCCCGACCACACGCAACGCTCGTCTGTACCAACACTGGCTCAAAAGACAATCCAGAACTTTAGGAGCGTTAAAAAACAGAAGGTTATTTAAAAACTAG